The window GCGCCAGGTGCCGCGCGACGTAGGCGGTCATGCTCAGGTTGATGTGCGGGAAGATGTGCGCGCTGGCGTTGTGCAGCGTGTTGTCGAGGTCGAAGAGCCACACCGGCCCGGTCGCGGGATGGTTCACCTGTCGGTCAGGACTTTCCCGGTCGCGGCTGGAAGCGGATGACCGAGCGGCCGTCTTCCGTCGTCTTCGGCTGGGCTTTCCACGCGTGTCCCTGCACGATCTCGAAGGTCGCGGGCAGGCGGCCGTCGGTGCGCATCGCTTCCAGCGCCTGCCGGGCGGCTTCCCAGCCGCCCTTGCCCGACAGGCCGCGCGGCCGTGCGGTGCTCGCATTCGCGCAGCCCGACAGGCGCAGGTCGCGCAGCAGCTCGTCGAGGTCGGCGTAGGTCAGGGTCAGCACTTCCATGTCCATGACCGGGTCGGAGAAACCGGCCTGCACCAGCGCGTCGCCGAGGTCGTGCATGTCGATGAAGCGGTGCACGCGCTCGCCCCGCGCGGCGGGCAGCGCCGCGCGCAGCTCGCGCAGCGTGTCCGGGCCCAGCGACGAGAACATCAGCATGCCGTCGACCTCCAGCACGCGGTGCATTTCGCGCAGCGCAGGGAGGGGATCGGCGAGCCAGTTGAGCATCAGGTTGGACCACACCAGCGACATGCTGCCGCGCGCGAAGGGCAGGGCCGCGGCATCGGCGCAGGCGAGTGACGGACCTTGCGGGCGCCCGAGCGTGCGCAGGCGGTCGAGCAGGCTGCGCGAACCGCGTGCGCGTGCGAGCATCGGCAGCGCGAAGTCCGCGCCGACGCGCTGCGCCGAGGGAAAGCGCCGTCCGAGTGCGTCGAAATCCGCGCCGGTGCCGCAGCCCAGGTCGAGAATGCGCTTGGGGTCGATGCGGATGTATTCGAGCCGCTCGTCCATGCGTCGCGCGACCTCGCGCGCGAGCACGGCGACCTCGTCGCAGCTTGCCGCCGCGCGCCCGAAGCGCCGGATCAGGAGTTTGCGGTCGAGCGCGAAGTCGGCTTCGCCGGCCATCCCTTGCGGGCCGCTCAGATCGGACGCAGGCCGAGGCGGGCGAACAGGGTTTCGTCGCGGTCGGCTTCCGGGTTGTCCGTCGTGAGCAGGCGGTCGCCGTAGAAGATCGAGTTCGCGCCGGCCATGAAGCACAGCGCCTGCATCTCGTCGCTCATCTGCTCGCGACCGGCGGACAGGCGCACGAAACTGCCCGGCATCATGATGCGGGCAGCGGCGATCGTGCGCACGAATTCGAAGGGGTCGAGCTTCTCGGCATCCGCCAGCGGCGTGCCGGGGATCGCGACGAGGTTGTTGATCGGCACCGACTCCGGCGGGCGATCCATGTTTGTCAGCTGCACGAGCAGGCCGGCACGGCCGCTGCGGCCTTCGCCCATGCCGATGATGCCGCCGGAGCAGACGTTGATGCCGGCGTTGCGCACCTGGTCGAGGGTGTCGAGGCGGTCGGCGAGGGTGTGCGTTGTGATGACCTTGTCGTAGTACTCGGGCGCGGTGTCCACGTTGTGGTTGTAGTAGTCGAGGCCCGCATCCTTGAGCTGCTGCGCCTGTTCACCCTTGAGCATGCCCAGGGTCACGCAGGTCTCCATGCCGAGCGCCTTGACCTCGCGCACCATCGCGAGGACGGTTTCCATCTCGCGCTCCTTGGGGCCCTTCCACGCGGCGCCCATGCAGAAGCGGCTGGCACCCTTGGCCTTGGCGGCCTTGGCCTTCTCGACCACTTCGGCCACGGCCATCAGCTGCTGGCGGTCCAGTCCGGTCCGGTAGCGGGCCGATTGCGAGCAATAGCTGCAGTCCTCGGAGCAGCCGCCGGTCTTGATCGACAGCAGCGTCGAGCGCTGCACCGCGTTGGGGTCGAAGTGCTCGCGGTGCACCTGCTGGGCGCGGAAGACAAGGTCCATGAACGGCAGTTCGAACAATGCTTCGGCCTCGGCGACGGTCCATTTCCTGCGATCGGCGGCGTTGGCGGCGGGCTGGGTGTCGAGACTGCGGCACGCAGAAGTCATTGTCATGAAAGCGGTTCCGGGATGTAATGCGAAGTCGCCCATATTCGTCCATTCGGGAAAAACTTGTCAAACGTACCTTACCGTATGGGGACGCTGTCGCGCCTGTTGGCGGCACGCCTCATGCCGAACGACTGCTTCGTGTGCGGGCAGAATGCAGGCCCCGCGCTGCTTTGCGGGCCTTGTCGCGCCGACTTGCCGCAAATCTCGGAAGCGTGCCCGGTGTGCGCGATCCCGGTGCAGGACGGGCTGGTCTGCGGTAGCTGCCAGCGCACGACGCCCGCCTTCGATGCGACGGTCGCGGCCCTGCCGTATGTGTTTCCGGCCGACCGGCTTGTGCAGGCGTTGAAGTACGGGAGCCGGCTCGCGTTGGCGCCCTTCCTGGCGAGTCTGCTGGAAGGGTTTGCTCCGGCCGAGGGCGCGATCGTGGTGCCGATGCCGCTCCATCCCCGCCGGCTGCGCGAGCGTGGCTTCAACCAGGCGGCCGAGATCGCGCGCCCGCTGGCGCGTGCGTGGGGGCTCCCGTTCGACGCCGCCGCGGTCGAGCGGAGCCGCGATACGCCGCCGCAGGCGTCGCTGCCGTGGCTGGAGCGACGGCGCAACCTGCGCGGCGCGTT is drawn from Azoarcus sp. DN11 and contains these coding sequences:
- a CDS encoding methyltransferase domain-containing protein — translated: MAGEADFALDRKLLIRRFGRAAASCDEVAVLAREVARRMDERLEYIRIDPKRILDLGCGTGADFDALGRRFPSAQRVGADFALPMLARARGSRSLLDRLRTLGRPQGPSLACADAAALPFARGSMSLVWSNLMLNWLADPLPALREMHRVLEVDGMLMFSSLGPDTLRELRAALPAARGERVHRFIDMHDLGDALVQAGFSDPVMDMEVLTLTYADLDELLRDLRLSGCANASTARPRGLSGKGGWEAARQALEAMRTDGRLPATFEIVQGHAWKAQPKTTEDGRSVIRFQPRPGKS
- the bioB gene encoding biotin synthase BioB, whose amino-acid sequence is MTMTSACRSLDTQPAANAADRRKWTVAEAEALFELPFMDLVFRAQQVHREHFDPNAVQRSTLLSIKTGGCSEDCSYCSQSARYRTGLDRQQLMAVAEVVEKAKAAKAKGASRFCMGAAWKGPKEREMETVLAMVREVKALGMETCVTLGMLKGEQAQQLKDAGLDYYNHNVDTAPEYYDKVITTHTLADRLDTLDQVRNAGINVCSGGIIGMGEGRSGRAGLLVQLTNMDRPPESVPINNLVAIPGTPLADAEKLDPFEFVRTIAAARIMMPGSFVRLSAGREQMSDEMQALCFMAGANSIFYGDRLLTTDNPEADRDETLFARLGLRPI
- a CDS encoding ComF family protein codes for the protein MGTLSRLLAARLMPNDCFVCGQNAGPALLCGPCRADLPQISEACPVCAIPVQDGLVCGSCQRTTPAFDATVAALPYVFPADRLVQALKYGSRLALAPFLASLLEGFAPAEGAIVVPMPLHPRRLRERGFNQAAEIARPLARAWGLPFDAAAVERSRDTPPQASLPWLERRRNLRGAFRCQGEFAGKTVVVVDDVMTTGATLDELARTLKSHGAARVVNRVVARTPSPA